A genomic segment from Anopheles maculipalpis chromosome X, idAnoMacuDA_375_x, whole genome shotgun sequence encodes:
- the LOC126557480 gene encoding calcium/calmodulin-dependent protein kinase type II alpha chain: MAAQPACTRFSDNYELKEELGKGAFSIVKRCVQKSTGFEFAAKIINTKKLTSRDFQKLEREARICRKLQHPNIVRLHDSIQEENFHYLVFDLVTGGELFEDIVAREFYSEADASHCIQQILESVNHCHQNGVVHRDLKPENLLLASKAKGAAVKLADFGLAIEVQGDQQAWFGFAGTPGYLSPEVLKKEPYGKAVDIWACGVILYILLVGYPPFWDEDQHRLYVQIKAGTYDYPSPEWDTVTPEAKSLINQMLTVNPYKRISAADALKHPWICQRERVASVVHRQETVDCLKKFNARRKLKGAILTTMLATRNFSSKSMIAKKGDGSQVKESTDSSSTTVEDDDCKARRQEIIKITEQLIEAINNGDYETYTKICDPHLTSFEPEALGNLIEGMDFHKFNFDNVLGKSNKAINTTILNPHVHIFGEDTACIAYVRLTQYIDKQGHPHTVQTEETRVWHKKDNKWQNVHFHGSRNGSFSNTATQYDFVNHK, encoded by the coding sequence ATGGCGGCCCAACCAGCGTGTACACGCTTCTCCGACAACTACGAGCTGAAGGAGGAGCTCGGCAAGGGTGCGTTCTCGATCGTGAAGCGGTGCGTGCAGAAGTCGACCGGGTTTGAGTTTGCGGCGAAGATCATCAACACGAAGAAGCTGACGTCGCGCGACTTCCAGAAGCTTGAGCGGGAGGCCCGAATATGCAGAAAGCTACAGCATCCGAACATTGTCCGGCTGCACGACAGCATCCAGGAGGAGAACTTCCACTACCTAGTGTTCGATCTCGTAACCGGCGGCGAGCTGTTCGAGGACATTGTGGCGCGCGAGTTCTACTCGGAGGCGGACGCTTCGCACTGCATACAGCAGATCCTGGAGTCGGTGAACCACTGCCATCAGAACGGCGTCGTCCATCGGGACCTGAAGCCGGAAAATTTGCTGCTCGCTAGCAAGGCAAAGGGTGCGGCAGTGAAGCTGGCCGATTTCGGGCTGGCGATCGAGGTGCAGGGCGACCAGCAGGCGTGGTTCGGGTTTGCCGGCACGCCCGGCTACCTCTCGCCAGAGGTGCTGAAGAAGGAGCCGTACGGGAAGGCGGTCGACATCTGGGCGTGCGGCGTCATCCTGTACATCCTGCTCGTCGGCTACCCGCCGTTCTGGGACGAGGATCAGCACCGGTTATACGTGCAGATTAAGGCGGGCACGTACGACTATCCGTCGCCGGAATGGGATACGGTGACGCCGGAGGCGAAAAGCCTGATCAACCAGATGTTAACAGTGAACCCGTACAAGCGCATCTCGGCCGCGGACGCCCTGAAGCACCCGTGGATCTGCCAGCGCGAGCGTGTTGCCTCGGTCGTCCACCGACAGGAGACGGTCGACTGCTTGAAGAAGTTCAACGCGCGCCGCAAGCTGAAGGGCGCCATCCTCACGACCATGCTGGCGACGCGCAACTTCTCCAGCAAGAGCATGATCGCGAAGAAGGGCGACGGTTCGCAGGTGAAGGAGTCGACCGACTCGTCCAGCACCACGGTCGAGGACGATGATTGTAAGGCGCGCCGGCAGGAAATTATCAAAATTACCGAGCAGCTGATCGAAGCAATAAATAACGGCGACTACGAGACGTACACGAAGATCTGCGATCCGCACCTGACCTCGTTCGAGCCGGAAGCGCTCGGCAACCTGATCGAGGGCATGGACTTTCACAAGTTCAACTTCGATAACGTGCTCGGCAAGAGCAACAAGGCGATCAACACCACCATCCTGAACCCGCACGTGCACATCTTCGGCGAGGACACCGCGTGCATTGCGTACGTCCGCCTGACGCAGTACATCGACAAGCAGGGCCACCCGCACACGGTCCAGACGGAGGAGACGAGGGTGTGGCATAAAAAGGACAACAAGTGGCAGAACGTCCACTTTCACGGTAGCCGCAACGGCAGCTTTAGCAACACCGCGACGCAATACGACTTTGTCAATCACAAGTAG